A region from the Colwellia sp. PAMC 21821 genome encodes:
- the trmJ gene encoding tRNA (cytosine(32)/uridine(32)-2'-O)-methyltransferase TrmJ encodes MSDSLLSKVRIVLVNTSDCRNIGSAARAMKTMGLTDLVLVDPIEMPNGQAQALAAGATDVLKNARVVSTLEEAIDDCGLVVGTSARSRTLPWPMLEPRGCGEKLITEAQEYPVALVFGRESSGLTNEELQLCHFHVQIPANPEYSSLNLAMAVQTLSYEVRTSFLIHQEQAFTSNDQEEYPLVDETERFYQHFENALKLTGFIVPSHPGLVMTKLRRLFNRARPDVKELKMMRGILASVDRAAKSSNTEENKD; translated from the coding sequence ATGTCAGATTCTTTATTAAGTAAAGTACGTATCGTTCTCGTTAATACCTCAGATTGTCGTAATATAGGCTCTGCCGCTCGTGCCATGAAAACAATGGGCTTAACAGATCTTGTTTTAGTTGACCCGATTGAAATGCCTAATGGTCAAGCACAGGCTTTAGCAGCAGGTGCAACTGATGTGTTGAAAAATGCCAGAGTTGTATCGACCCTTGAAGAAGCAATTGATGATTGTGGCTTAGTGGTTGGCACAAGTGCTCGTTCTCGCACATTGCCTTGGCCGATGTTAGAACCTCGCGGTTGTGGTGAAAAACTGATCACAGAAGCACAAGAGTATCCTGTAGCATTAGTTTTTGGTCGAGAGAGTAGTGGTTTAACGAATGAAGAATTACAGCTATGTCACTTTCATGTACAAATTCCAGCTAACCCTGAATATAGCTCTTTAAATTTAGCAATGGCGGTACAAACGTTAAGTTATGAAGTGCGGACTAGCTTCTTGATCCATCAAGAACAAGCTTTTACGTCAAATGACCAGGAAGAATATCCCCTTGTTGATGAAACAGAGCGCTTTTATCAGCATTTTGAAAATGCACTTAAGCTAACTGGCTTTATTGTGCCTAGTCATCCTGGTTTGGTGATGACCAAGCTGCGTCGTTTGTTTAATCGTGCTCGACCAGATGTAAAAGAATTGAAAATGATGCGTGGTATTTTAGCCTCAGTTGATCGCGCTGCGAAAAGCTCTAACACTGAAGAAAATAAAGATTAA
- the suhB gene encoding inositol-1-monophosphatase has protein sequence MHPMLNIAVRSARAAGKVILRAFEQVDKIEIESKGTNDIVTNVDISAELAIVETIQKSYPHHTIIGEECGIIEGKESDYQWIIDPLDGTSNFVKGIPHFAVSIALKVKGKLDQSVIYDPIRGELFTASRGKGAQLNGFRIRVKQSKELKGSILATGFPFKHKQHTNAYLEMFKTLFGKTSDMRRAGSAALDLAYVAAGRVDGYFEIGLKPWDTAAGELMVIEAGGLVTDFVGGHNHSNSGNIVASSPRLAKEILKDIRPHLGEALSK, from the coding sequence ATGCATCCGATGCTAAATATTGCCGTGCGCTCTGCACGTGCTGCGGGCAAAGTAATTCTGCGCGCTTTTGAACAAGTAGATAAGATTGAAATTGAATCTAAGGGTACTAACGATATCGTTACTAATGTTGATATAAGTGCTGAACTAGCTATTGTTGAAACAATTCAAAAATCTTACCCACACCACACCATTATTGGTGAAGAGTGTGGCATTATAGAAGGTAAAGAAAGTGACTATCAGTGGATTATTGATCCATTAGACGGTACTTCTAACTTCGTTAAAGGTATTCCACACTTTGCGGTTTCAATCGCTTTAAAAGTTAAAGGAAAATTAGATCAATCAGTGATCTACGATCCTATTCGTGGTGAGTTATTTACGGCAAGTCGTGGTAAAGGTGCTCAATTAAACGGTTTCCGTATTCGCGTGAAACAATCTAAAGAACTTAAAGGTTCTATTTTAGCGACAGGCTTCCCTTTCAAACATAAGCAACACACTAATGCTTATTTAGAAATGTTTAAAACACTTTTCGGTAAAACATCAGATATGCGTCGCGCTGGCTCTGCCGCGTTAGATTTAGCATATGTTGCTGCTGGACGCGTTGACGGTTATTTCGAAATTGGCTTAAAGCCATGGGATACTGCTGCTGGTGAATTAATGGTCATCGAAGCTGGTGGTTTAGTCACTGACTTTGTTGGTGGTCATAATCACAGCAACTCGGGTAACATAGTTGCAAGTAGCCCACGTTTAGCCAAAGAAATCTTAAAAGATATTCGCCCTCATTTAGGTGAAGCTCTAAGCAAATAA
- a CDS encoding IS4 family transposase, producing the protein MIRSIAKQIQPGNAMNVRSILKKTITLVTPKMHARRRTSLISSVDSLLNGASATVTNLGRGINSKAKEKHRIKRADRLLSNTNLQNESFSIYQELAKYTVGKAKRPIILVDWSDLDEYKGHFLLRATLASHGRGICVYEEVHDISTKEKPQTHIKFLSHLAKVIDKDCCPIIVSDAGFKTPWFRSVSARGWDYVGRARLPNFYSLDDSNWQSITHFYKRATTCPTSYSGTIARSNPLKCRLVLYKQKKKGRKDMNQLGAPRKSKTSKTYRKSGNDPWLLATSLPQGKQLAKRVMKIYRLRMQIEEGFRDMKSHQFGQGFEYNKTTKTSRLSILILLSSIAHWLLMAIGLATKNENKHRQYQANSLKSDTILSLHFIGLRVVADRYAKLTIKTFLKAVRQLHLFGGAYIIERL; encoded by the coding sequence GTGATCAGATCTATCGCCAAACAAATACAACCAGGAAACGCCATGAATGTCCGCTCTATTTTGAAGAAAACAATTACGCTTGTCACCCCTAAAATGCACGCCCGTCGCAGAACTTCATTAATAAGTTCAGTTGATAGCTTATTAAATGGTGCCTCAGCCACGGTGACTAACCTTGGTAGAGGAATAAATTCTAAAGCAAAAGAAAAGCACCGGATAAAACGCGCTGATAGATTGTTATCTAACACCAATTTACAAAATGAGTCCTTTTCTATTTACCAAGAACTCGCCAAATACACGGTTGGCAAAGCCAAGCGGCCGATTATCTTAGTCGATTGGTCCGATTTAGATGAGTATAAAGGCCATTTCTTACTGCGCGCTACTTTAGCGTCACATGGAAGAGGTATATGTGTTTATGAAGAAGTGCACGACATTAGCACTAAAGAAAAACCCCAAACGCACATTAAATTTTTGAGCCATTTAGCAAAGGTTATCGATAAAGACTGCTGCCCTATTATTGTCAGTGATGCAGGATTTAAAACACCTTGGTTTCGATCGGTATCAGCTAGGGGCTGGGATTATGTAGGAAGAGCACGTTTGCCGAACTTCTATAGTTTAGATGATTCAAATTGGCAGAGCATTACCCATTTTTACAAACGGGCAACCACCTGTCCGACGTCTTATTCTGGGACCATTGCCAGAAGCAATCCTTTGAAATGTCGATTAGTACTTTATAAGCAGAAAAAGAAAGGAAGAAAAGATATGAATCAACTAGGTGCACCGAGGAAATCAAAAACCTCAAAGACTTATAGAAAGTCAGGAAACGACCCATGGCTATTGGCTACATCGTTGCCACAGGGGAAACAATTAGCAAAACGAGTCATGAAAATTTATCGTTTACGTATGCAAATTGAAGAAGGATTTCGAGATATGAAAAGTCATCAATTCGGGCAAGGATTTGAGTACAATAAAACAACTAAAACGAGTAGATTATCCATACTCATTCTATTATCAAGCATTGCGCACTGGTTATTAATGGCGATAGGATTAGCGACAAAAAATGAGAATAAACATAGGCAATACCAAGCTAACAGCTTGAAGAGTGACACAATACTATCGCTGCATTTTATTGGACTGCGCGTTGTTGCGGACAGGTATGCAAAGTTAACGATAAAGACGTTTTTAAAAGCGGTCAGGCAGCTCCACTTATTTGGTGGAGCTTATATCATTGAGAGACTCTGA
- the hppD gene encoding 4-hydroxyphenylpyruvate dioxygenase translates to MTDLLNPLNLRGIEFIEYASPDSDFMADAFYGFGFSKTKKFKGRDIDYFNQNDIHFFLNHEQAGFSKEFAKSHGPAICSMGWRVEDADFAFEQAVARGAKSAQDVDKKLPYPAIFGIGDSLIYFIEKFGAKGSIYQDDCEDIAEPVLVKDKGFKAVDHLTNNVYQGTMEHWANFYKDIFGFTDIRYFDIKGEKSALVSYALQSPCGTFCIPINEGKGTSNNQIDEYLDEYNGPGVQHLAFISDDLLGSLDQLDKGIIDTLNIVPEYYDDVFDRIPWVKEDQQRIRDHQVLVDSQKENSYLLQIFTKNIFGPIFIEMIQRVDDQGFGEGNFTALFKSIELNQIERGVL, encoded by the coding sequence ATGACAGACTTATTAAACCCACTAAATTTACGTGGTATCGAATTTATTGAATATGCATCGCCAGATTCTGATTTTATGGCTGATGCTTTTTATGGTTTCGGCTTTTCAAAAACAAAAAAATTCAAAGGTCGTGATATCGATTACTTTAATCAGAATGATATCCATTTTTTCTTAAATCATGAGCAAGCGGGTTTTTCTAAAGAATTTGCTAAAAGCCACGGTCCAGCAATTTGTTCAATGGGTTGGCGTGTAGAAGATGCTGACTTTGCTTTTGAACAAGCGGTTGCTCGTGGCGCTAAATCAGCGCAAGACGTAGATAAAAAATTACCTTATCCCGCTATTTTTGGTATCGGCGATAGCTTAATTTACTTCATCGAAAAATTTGGCGCTAAAGGTTCAATATATCAAGATGACTGTGAAGATATTGCTGAGCCTGTATTAGTGAAAGATAAAGGCTTTAAAGCTGTTGATCATTTAACAAATAATGTTTATCAAGGCACAATGGAGCATTGGGCTAATTTTTATAAAGATATATTTGGCTTTACTGATATCCGTTATTTTGATATCAAAGGTGAAAAATCAGCGCTAGTTTCATACGCCTTGCAATCTCCTTGTGGCACTTTCTGTATTCCAATCAATGAAGGTAAAGGTACAAGCAATAACCAAATTGACGAGTATTTAGATGAATACAATGGTCCTGGTGTACAACACTTAGCATTTATCTCCGATGATTTATTAGGCTCGTTGGATCAATTAGACAAGGGCATTATTGATACCTTAAATATCGTGCCAGAATATTATGATGATGTGTTTGATCGTATTCCTTGGGTAAAAGAAGACCAACAACGTATTCGTGATCATCAAGTATTAGTGGATAGCCAGAAAGAAAATTCTTACTTGTTACAGATATTTACTAAGAATATTTTCGGACCTATCTTTATTGAGATGATCCAACGTGTTGATGACCAAGGTTTTGGCGAAGGCAACTTCACCGCTCTATTTAAGTCAATTGAGCTCAACCAAATAGAGCGTGGCGTTCTTTAA
- a CDS encoding DEAD/DEAH box helicase, with the protein MTDLNNASVGFDALGLPENLVSAVKALGFTSSTPIQAQTIPPLLQGKDVLGEAQTGTGKTAAFGLPALAKIDVTLRKPQLMVLAPTRELAIQVAEAIETFAKDMKGLKVATLYGGQSYQPQFQQLERGAQVVVGTPGRLMDHLRRKSLKLDNLSFCVLDEADEMLNMGFLEDIEWILEHLPKETQMALFSATMPPQIRKVANRFLKNPEHIKVAAVKKEKANITQYAWKVSGINKMTALERIAETVEYDAMLIFVRTRNDTIDVAEKLERAGYASVALNGDMNQAQRERTVDQLKSGVSSILVATDVVARGLDIPRLSLVINYDLPGDNEAYVHRIGRTGRAGRSGTAISFVRPREMYSLRHYERLTSGTIAMYDLPNIQEIGKARIERTCTELASIVADKELTAMREIIETMASESELSMTDLAAALLYQKQLKQPLQPKEDPKPRRDARERNDRDSSGRNDARGGRNDSRGGRNEARGGRPDSRNEGRAERAPRKAKVARSDVDWQTYRLEVGKEHGARPGDIVGAIANEISLDSSYIGAINLHDKHSFVQLPKGMPEKSFTQLKRVQVRRQALAITVSDVQPAAERPARPRKEQRTN; encoded by the coding sequence ATGACTGATCTTAACAATGCCTCTGTAGGCTTTGACGCCCTTGGTTTGCCTGAAAACTTAGTATCTGCTGTAAAAGCACTAGGTTTTACATCATCTACACCAATCCAAGCGCAAACAATTCCCCCTTTACTTCAAGGTAAAGACGTTCTTGGTGAAGCACAAACCGGCACAGGTAAAACTGCTGCCTTTGGTCTGCCTGCACTAGCAAAAATTGATGTGACGCTTCGTAAGCCACAATTAATGGTGCTAGCGCCAACACGTGAATTAGCCATTCAAGTAGCAGAAGCGATTGAAACTTTTGCAAAAGACATGAAAGGTTTAAAAGTAGCCACTTTATACGGTGGTCAATCTTACCAACCACAATTTCAACAACTAGAACGTGGTGCACAAGTTGTTGTTGGTACACCTGGTCGTTTAATGGATCACTTACGTCGTAAGAGCCTTAAATTAGATAACTTATCATTTTGTGTGCTTGATGAAGCTGATGAAATGTTAAACATGGGCTTTTTAGAAGACATTGAGTGGATCCTTGAGCATCTACCTAAAGAAACACAAATGGCGTTGTTCTCTGCAACCATGCCACCGCAAATTCGCAAAGTAGCGAATCGCTTTTTGAAAAATCCTGAGCATATTAAAGTTGCTGCAGTGAAAAAAGAAAAAGCCAATATTACACAATACGCTTGGAAAGTTAGCGGCATTAACAAAATGACAGCTTTAGAGCGTATTGCTGAAACTGTTGAATACGATGCAATGCTCATCTTTGTACGTACTCGTAATGATACTATTGACGTTGCTGAAAAATTAGAACGTGCAGGCTATGCCTCTGTTGCCCTAAACGGCGATATGAACCAAGCACAGCGTGAACGTACTGTTGACCAACTTAAATCAGGTGTTTCATCAATTCTTGTAGCGACTGATGTTGTTGCTCGTGGTCTTGATATTCCACGCCTTTCATTAGTTATTAACTATGATTTACCAGGTGACAACGAAGCTTACGTTCACCGTATAGGTCGTACAGGCCGTGCTGGTCGTAGTGGTACAGCGATTTCATTTGTTCGTCCACGTGAAATGTATTCTTTACGTCATTATGAGCGTTTAACCTCTGGCACGATTGCGATGTACGACTTGCCTAATATTCAAGAAATTGGTAAAGCCCGTATCGAGCGTACTTGTACTGAGTTAGCGTCTATTGTTGCTGATAAAGAATTAACCGCAATGCGTGAAATTATTGAAACAATGGCGAGTGAGTCAGAACTTTCAATGACAGATTTAGCGGCAGCGTTACTTTATCAAAAACAGTTAAAGCAACCATTACAACCGAAAGAAGATCCTAAGCCTCGTCGTGATGCACGTGAAAGAAATGATCGTGATAGCAGTGGTCGCAATGATGCACGTGGTGGTCGTAACGATAGTCGTGGCGGTCGCAATGAAGCTCGCGGTGGTCGTCCTGATAGTCGTAATGAAGGTCGTGCAGAGCGCGCTCCTCGTAAAGCGAAAGTGGCACGTTCAGACGTTGATTGGCAGACTTACCGCTTAGAAGTAGGTAAAGAGCATGGTGCACGTCCTGGTGATATCGTTGGCGCAATTGCTAATGAAATATCTTTGGACAGTAGCTACATCGGTGCTATTAACTTACACGACAAGCATAGTTTTGTGCAGTTACCTAAAGGTATGCCTGAAAAGTCTTTTACACAGTTAAAGCGTGTTCAAGTTCGTCGTCAAGCACTCGCTATTACGGTATCAGATGTACAGCCAGCAGCTGAGCGTCCAGCACGCCCACGCAAAGAGCAACGCACTAACTAA
- a CDS encoding DUF4097 family beta strand repeat protein, which produces MAKINSSGFWQGDSPHIDIKVTMPSHLMLNVDDGSGAINISNITSAVQVKDGSGELTIKNIKSDLDINDGSGGLYISQVIGNVTIVDGSGEIEINDVDGNLDIDDGSGDIFVKGVSGSAVFEDGSGDLTVKKVGGVITIDDGSGDIDVEQAGGLKILESGSGGLRVKQVKNSVEIDS; this is translated from the coding sequence GTGGCTAAAATCAACAGCAGTGGTTTTTGGCAGGGTGATTCGCCACATATTGATATTAAAGTAACGATGCCAAGTCACTTAATGTTGAACGTCGATGATGGCTCTGGCGCGATAAACATTAGTAATATTACTAGCGCGGTTCAAGTGAAGGACGGTTCAGGTGAACTGACCATCAAAAACATTAAAAGCGACCTTGATATTAACGATGGCTCAGGTGGCCTTTATATTAGTCAGGTCATTGGTAATGTAACTATTGTTGACGGCTCTGGTGAAATAGAGATTAATGATGTTGATGGCAATCTTGATATTGACGATGGCTCAGGCGACATTTTTGTGAAAGGTGTATCTGGTAGTGCGGTTTTCGAAGACGGCTCAGGAGACTTAACAGTTAAAAAAGTAGGTGGTGTAATAACTATCGATGACGGCTCTGGCGATATCGATGTTGAGCAAGCTGGTGGTTTAAAAATACTTGAAAGTGGCTCTGGTGGATTACGTGTTAAGCAGGTAAAAAATAGCGTTGAAATTGATAGTTAA
- a CDS encoding NADH-quinone oxidoreductase subunit N has product MPIADISQPLLTTAMAGAILPQLIIAFGITLALLLVAWKRSQRTIVLFTFFILFVSLIANVSLLTTFASHVSQAIQVTQLLKVDGYSTFAFSLILISAIVALRMSHSFLKAHIEVHDEYYLLLLLMVLGAGILVTSDHFASLFLGFELLSISLVGLVGYHRESQYSVESGFKYLVLSATASSFMLLGIAFIYSVTGDLSFNGAIPSEIYHQQGLGIFFQLGLLLFVSGIAFKLSIAPFHFWTPDVYQGAPTPVTLLMATISKVAMFVVLLKCIIAQRYLLLENFQVFLMSFAVISMLLGNVMALKQQNLKRLLAYSSIAHMGYLLIVIIVTSEQSLAFTWQSSLFYLAAYTVANLSIFIIIALIQQQNTRSSYQEDISLNDLQGLFWRAPSYAVLMILGLLSLAGIPLTMGFIGKFYILSQATIAHAWWLIAMLIIGSGIGLAYYLPMIFRIFADAPVPNIPLVRGKTNKGNSHIIEKALVYSFITLGLVFGILPEVIN; this is encoded by the coding sequence ATGCCTATTGCAGATATCTCACAACCCTTGCTAACTACGGCTATGGCTGGCGCAATTTTACCGCAACTCATTATTGCGTTTGGCATAACATTAGCGCTGCTATTGGTAGCCTGGAAAAGATCGCAACGCACTATTGTACTTTTTACCTTTTTTATACTTTTCGTTTCATTAATCGCAAATGTGAGTTTACTTACAACTTTTGCAAGCCACGTAAGCCAGGCAATCCAAGTAACACAGTTACTGAAAGTAGACGGTTACAGCACTTTTGCTTTTAGTTTAATATTAATTTCAGCCATAGTGGCTTTACGTATGAGCCATAGTTTCCTAAAAGCGCATATAGAAGTGCACGACGAGTATTATTTATTATTATTACTGATGGTACTCGGGGCGGGTATTTTGGTGACTAGCGACCATTTTGCTAGCCTATTTTTGGGCTTTGAACTGTTAAGCATCAGTTTGGTTGGTTTAGTAGGTTATCATCGCGAAAGTCAGTATAGCGTGGAAAGTGGTTTTAAATACTTAGTATTAAGTGCCACAGCCTCAAGTTTTATGTTGTTAGGTATCGCCTTTATTTATAGCGTTACCGGTGATTTGAGTTTTAATGGCGCGATACCCAGCGAAATATATCATCAGCAAGGCTTAGGAATATTTTTTCAGTTAGGGCTATTATTATTTGTTTCTGGTATTGCCTTTAAATTATCAATTGCACCATTTCATTTCTGGACACCTGATGTTTATCAAGGTGCACCAACGCCAGTAACGCTATTAATGGCGACTATTTCAAAAGTAGCTATGTTCGTGGTTTTGCTTAAATGTATTATCGCTCAGCGCTATTTATTGCTGGAGAACTTTCAAGTTTTTTTGATGTCATTTGCTGTAATTTCCATGTTATTGGGTAATGTGATGGCGCTTAAACAGCAAAATTTGAAACGCTTGCTCGCCTATTCATCAATAGCTCATATGGGTTATCTACTGATTGTGATCATTGTGACTTCTGAGCAAAGCTTGGCGTTTACTTGGCAAAGTAGTTTATTTTACTTAGCGGCTTATACCGTCGCTAACTTGTCTATTTTTATCATTATTGCCTTAATTCAACAGCAAAATACCCGTTCGTCTTATCAAGAAGATATTTCACTGAACGACTTACAAGGTTTGTTTTGGCGAGCACCGAGTTATGCGGTATTGATGATACTTGGCTTGCTGAGCTTAGCCGGTATTCCTTTAACCATGGGCTTTATTGGTAAATTTTATATTTTAAGTCAGGCAACTATTGCCCATGCTTGGTGGTTAATTGCGATGCTTATTATCGGCAGTGGTATTGGTTTAGCTTATTATTTACCGATGATTTTTAGAATCTTTGCCGATGCGCCAGTACCCAATATTCCTTTAGTTCGCGGTAAAACTAATAAAGGCAACAGTCATATTATAGAAAAAGCATTAGTTTATAGCTTCATTACATTAGGCTTAGTTTTTGGCATTCTTCCTGAAGTGATTAATTAA
- a CDS encoding NADH-quinone oxidoreductase subunit M, producing MTLTFIMLALLIAGALAWRAEKHWQGSAKWLALMSLALLATVFAVFIINQAINHNNDFEQLQVLTQVDWIKTFNIQYSIAIDQLSIVLIALTWLLAIICVLVSWREIQTHVGFYYFNLLLTIAGIIGVFVAVDMFLFFFFWEVMLLPMTAIIAIWGHEKRQFAALKFFIFTQVSSLLMLVAIIATGYFHLLQTGQLSFYYLDWLKLDIPLEMSQYLMLGFFIAFAVKLPSVPVHSWLPDAHTQAPTAGSVLLAGVLLKTGAYGLIRFVIFLFPQASEQFVPIAATLAVVSIVYGAKMAFAQQDFKRLVAYSSISHMGFVMLALFAFNATAYQGAIVTMVAHGLSSAALFAMAGMIYQRIHSRNLADMGGFWQSAPRMGGFALAFAGAAFGLPGLANFIGEFFSLVGVFQVLPEFAIVAALGLIGSAIYGMVLFQSSFQGAPKQDIVDLQSRELIICGSLLLMLLAIGLYPTLLLKFSFGV from the coding sequence ATGACTCTCACCTTTATTATGTTGGCATTGCTGATTGCGGGTGCCTTAGCATGGCGAGCTGAAAAACATTGGCAAGGTAGTGCTAAGTGGTTGGCATTAATGAGCTTAGCCTTATTAGCGACAGTTTTTGCTGTTTTTATTATTAATCAGGCAATCAACCACAATAATGACTTTGAACAGTTACAAGTGCTAACCCAAGTTGATTGGATTAAAACTTTTAATATTCAATATAGTATTGCGATTGATCAGTTAAGCATTGTGCTAATAGCGCTGACTTGGCTGTTAGCGATTATTTGTGTGTTAGTTTCTTGGCGAGAAATTCAGACTCATGTTGGTTTTTATTATTTTAATTTACTGTTAACTATCGCCGGTATTATTGGTGTTTTTGTTGCGGTTGATATGTTTCTTTTCTTCTTTTTCTGGGAAGTTATGTTACTCCCCATGACCGCCATTATTGCTATTTGGGGACATGAGAAACGTCAATTTGCTGCGCTTAAGTTTTTCATATTTACTCAAGTGAGTAGTTTACTAATGCTAGTGGCTATTATTGCCACAGGATATTTTCATTTATTACAAACGGGGCAGTTAAGTTTTTATTACCTCGATTGGCTTAAGTTAGATATTCCACTCGAAATGAGTCAATATTTGATGTTAGGTTTTTTTATTGCCTTTGCAGTTAAACTACCCTCAGTGCCCGTACACAGTTGGTTACCTGATGCGCATACTCAAGCGCCAACAGCCGGAAGCGTTTTACTGGCTGGCGTGCTTCTAAAAACCGGGGCTTACGGCTTAATTCGCTTTGTTATTTTCTTGTTCCCACAAGCTAGCGAGCAATTTGTCCCCATTGCTGCGACATTAGCTGTGGTGAGCATTGTTTATGGCGCTAAAATGGCTTTTGCACAGCAAGATTTTAAACGTTTAGTCGCGTATAGCAGTATTAGCCATATGGGCTTTGTAATGCTGGCATTGTTTGCGTTTAATGCTACTGCTTATCAAGGCGCCATTGTGACTATGGTGGCTCATGGTTTAAGTAGTGCGGCTTTGTTCGCAATGGCGGGCATGATTTATCAACGGATTCACAGTCGTAATTTAGCCGATATGGGCGGTTTTTGGCAAAGTGCGCCTCGTATGGGCGGATTTGCTTTAGCTTTCGCTGGCGCTGCTTTTGGTTTACCGGGTTTAGCTAACTTTATTGGTGAGTTTTTTAGTCTTGTTGGGGTATTTCAAGTGCTGCCTGAATTCGCCATTGTTGCAGCTTTAGGTCTTATCGGCTCTGCTATTTATGGCATGGTACTTTTTCAATCGAGCTTTCAAGGGGCACCAAAGCAGGACATTGTTGATCTACAGTCTAGGGAGCTGATTATTTGTGGCTCATTATTATTGATGCTTTTAGCCATTGGTTTATATCCGACGCTATTGCTTAAATTCTCATTTGGAGTCTAG